AGTACTGGGCTGCAAATCAACCGACGACGAAATGCACTTCCAGGTGGACGTGCCCGATCCCATCGCCTGCGAGGAATGCGGCGTGCAGGGTGAGTTCGTACGGTTCGGCAAGCGTGACGTTCCCTATCGTGATCTGCCCATCCACGGCAAGCGGGTCACTCTCTGGGTGGGGGCACCTCAGAAATCGGAAAATAAAGCACGCTAAGGCATAGCTGACCTTGCCAGGCCTGCTTCGCCCTGTAGTGACGCGATCAACGGGCAGGAAACATTCCCCATTCGTGCATGGCAGGCGCACACGAGTTCAGACAGCACGGTTTCCATGCGCGCCAAGTCGGCCATCTTCTCGCGCACGTCCTTGAGCTTGTGTTCGGCCAGGCTGCTGGCCTCCTCGCAGTGGGTGCCATCGTCGAGCCGCAACAGCTCGGCAATCTCGTCCAGACTGAACCCCAGCCGCTGTGCCGATTTCACGAATTTCACCCGAACCACGTCCGCCTCCCCATAGCGGCGAATGCTGCCATAGGGCTTGTCTGGCTCCGGCAGCAGGCCCTTGCGCTGGTAGAACCGGATGGTCTCCACATTGACCCCGGCCGCCTTGGCAAAAACGCCAATGGTCAGATTCTCAAAATTAATTTGCATATCGCTTGACTCCGTACATAACTACGGAAGTAAGCTTAAGCTATCCAAACCAAATTTGAAAGGACAAGCGTATGTCTGAACCACAAAACGGGCGCGGCGCGCTCTTCGCCGGTGGGCTGGCCGCCATTCTTGCGTCGGCCTGCTGCCTGGGGCCGCTGGTTTTGATCGCCTTGGGGTTCAGCGGGGCATGGATCGGCAACCTGACGGTATTGGAGCCGTATCGGCCGATCTTCATCGGCGCGGCGCTGGTTGCACTGTTCTTTGCCTGGCGGCGCATCGTCCGACCGACCGCAGCCTGCAAGCCGGGCGAGGTGTGCGCGATTCCGCAAGTGCGCACCACCTACAAGCTCATTTTCTGGTTCGTCGCCGTGTTGGTCTTGGTCGCGCTTGGTTTTCCCTACGTCATGCCATTTTTCTACTAATCAGGAGTTCATCATGAAAAAGCTGTTTGCCTCCCTCGCTCTCGCCGCTTTCGTTGCCCCCGTGTTCGCCGCCACTCAGACCGTAACGCTGTCCGTGCCTGGCATGACCTGCGCCTCTTGCCCGATCACTGTCAAGCACGCGCTTTCCAAGGTTGAGGGCGTGAGCAAGACCGACGTAAGTTTCGACAAGCGCCAGGCCGTCGTCACCTTCGACGATGCCAAGACCAACGTCCAGAAGTTGACCAAGGCGACCGAGGACGCGGGCTATCCGTCCAGCCTCAAACGCTGATCCGTTAACCGAACTCGGGAGCGACACATGGGACTCATCACGCGCATCGCTGGCAAAACCGGCGCGCTCGGCAGCGTCGTTTCCGCGATGGGCTGCGCCGCCTGTTTTCCTGCCATCGCCAGCTTTGGCGCGGCCATCGGACTGGGCTTCTTGAGCCAGTACGAGGGGCTATTCATTGGCATCCTGCTGCCGATGTTCGCCGGCATCGCGTTACTCGCCAATGCTATCGCTTGGCTCAATCATCGACAGTGGCGACGCACGGCGCTCGGCACGATAGGCCCGATCTTGGTGCTGGCAGCGGTGTTTTTAATGCGGGCTTACGGCTGGCAGAGCGGTGGACTGCTCTATGTCGGCCTGGCCTTGATGGTTGGGGTGTCGGTCTGGGATTTCATCTCGCCAGCACATCGCCGCTGCGGGCCGGACAGCTGTGAATTGCCAGAACAACGTGGCTGACGGCAACAGCCGTAGCCACCACAGAAAAGGAAAAATACATGACCACCCTGAAAATCACCGGGATGACCTGCGACTCGTGCGCGGCTCACGTCAAGGAAGCCTTGGAGAAAGTGCCCGGCGTGCAATCGGCGCTGGTGTCCTATCCGAAGGGCACAGCGCAACTCGCCATTGAGGCGGGCACGTCATCGGATGCGCTGACTACCGCCGTGGCCGGACTGGGCTACGAGGCAACGCTTGCCGATGCGCCACCGACGGACAACCGCGCCGGCCTGCTCGACAAGATGCGCGGCTGGATAGGGGCCGCTGATAAGCCCAGTGGCAACGAACGCCCGTTGCAGGTCGTCGTCATTGGTAGCGGTGGCGCGGCAATGGCGGCAGCACTGAAGGCCGTCGAGCAAGGCGCGCAGGTCACGCTGATCGAGCGCGGCACCATCGGCGGCACCTGCGTCAATGTCGGCTGTGTGCCGTCCAAGATCATGATCCGCGCCGCCCACATCGCCCATCTGCGCCGGGAAAGCCCGTTCGATGGCGGTATTGCGGCAACTGTGCCTACGATTGACCGCAGTAAGCTGCTGGCCCAGCAGCAGGCCCGCGTCGACGAACTGCGGCACGCCAAGTACGAAGGCATCCTGGGCGGTAATCCGGCCATCACCGTTGTGCACGGTGAGGCGCGCTTCAAGGACGACCAGAGCCTTACCGTCCGTTTGAACGAGGGTGGCGAGCGCGTCGTGATGTTCGACCGCTGCCTGGTCGCCACGGGTGCCAGCCCGGCGGTCCCGCCGATTCCGGGCTTGAAAGAGTCACCCTACTGGACTTCCACCGAGGCCCTGGCGAGCGACACCATTCCCGAACGCCTTGCCGTAATCGGCTCGTCGGTGGTGGCGCTGGAGCTGGCGCAAGCCTTTGCCCGGCTGGGCAGCAAGGTCACGGTCCTGGCGCGCAATACCTTGTTCTTCCGTGAAGACCCGGCCATCGGCGAGGCGGTGACAGCCGCTTTCCGTGCCGAGGGCATCGAGGTGCTGGAGCACACGCAAGCCAGCCAGGTCGCCCATATGGACGGTGAATTCGTGCTGACCACCACGCACGGTGAATTGCGCGCCGACAAACTGCTGGTTGCCACCGGTCGGACACCGAACACGCGCAGCCTCGCGCTGGACGCAGCGGGGGTCACTGTCAATGCGCAAGGTGCCATCGTCATCGACCAAGGCATGCGCACGAGCAACCCGAACATCTACGCGGCCGGCGACTGCACCGACCAGCCGCAGTTCGTCTATGTGGCGGCAGCGGCCGGCACCCGTGCCGCGATCAACATGACCGGCGGCGACGCAGCCCTCAATCTGACCGCGATGCCGGCAGTGGTGTTCACCGACCCGCAAGTCGCCACCGTGGGCTACAGCGAGGCGGAAGCGCACCACGATGGCATCGAGACCGACAGTCGCACGCTGACACTCGACAACGTTCCGCGAGCGCTTGCCAACTTCGACACACGCGGCTTCATCAAGCTGGTCATCGAGGAAGGTAGCGGACGGCTCATCGGCGTGCAGGCGGTGGCCCCGGAAGCGGGCGAACTGATCCAGACGGCGGTGCTCGCCATCCGCAACCGCATGACGGTGCAGGAACTGGCTGACCAGTTGTTCCCCTACCTGACAATGGTCGAGGGGTTGAAGCTTGCGGCGCAGACCTTCAACAAGGACGTGAAGCAGCTTTCCTGCTGCGCTGGATAAAAAAAGGAGGTTTTCAATGAGCGCCTACACCGTGTCCCGGCTGGCCCTTGATGCCGGGGTGAGCGTGCATATCGTGCGCGACTACCTGCTGCGCGGATTGCTGCGTCCGGTGGCGTGCACCCCGGGCGGCTATGGCCTGTTCGATGATGCCGCCTTGCAACGGCTGTGCTTCGTGCGGGCGGCCTTCGAGGCGGGCATCGGCCTGGACGCGTTGGCCCATCTGGACGCGCAACTGGCCTCCATGCCAGCCGAGCGGGCGCACGAGGAGGCATTGCCGTGAACGCCCCTGACAAACTGCCGCCCGAGACGCGCCAACCCGTTTCCGGCTACCTGTGGGGTGCGCTGGCCGTGTTGACCTAGAGAGAGTGCGCAAGGGCCTCAGAAAGGAGCTGAAACCGTCCCAGAGCCGGACTCTCAAGGGAGACCGGGAAATCCTGCTGAAACGCGCTCACGAAGTCTCAGACCGGGAGCGCCTCATCATGGAGACCTGGACAGGCGCGTTCCCGCAACTGCTGGCCGCCTACGAGCACAAGGAGCGCTTCTACGGCATCTGGGACGCCACCACACGGCTCCAGGCAGAAGCCGCCCTGGACGAGTGGATAGCCACCATCCCGAAGGGCCAAAAGGAAGTCTGGAGCGATCTGGTCAGGGCAGTGGGAAACTGGCGCGAAGAGACCATGACCTACTTCGAGACGGACATGCCCGTCACCAACGCTTACACGGAGTCCATCAACCGACTGGCCAAGGACAAGAACCGTGAAGGGCGCGGTTACTCCTTCGAGGTGATGCGGGCACGAATGCTCTACACCACGAAGCACAAGAAGAAGGCACCGACTGCGAAGGTCTCTCCTTTCTACAAGAAAACCATCGGTTACGGACTGCCGGACTTCGCAGAGGAACTCAACTACGGAGTCGATCTATCAACCATCTGAGGGTGGTATCAGATTGATGGGGTGAAGGTGCCCCATCAACCATTAAATCCGTATACCCATTTTTTTGTTATTCAGGAGTGATAATGCAGGCTTCAAAAATAGCGATCAGTCCATCTAGTCGGCAGTTGAATCCATCAATATTGGCCTGAATCCATACTTCCTTATTGTTAATTTTACTCCACTGTACCCCATAGCCGCAGTGAGCAAGTAGGTGTTCAAAGAAGATACGCTGGGTGCGTCCATTGCCTTCACGAAATGGGTGAATCACGTTGACTTCACAATAAAAATCGGCAATTTTTTGGATAAGTGCTGGTTTGGCTAAACCTTGAAAATAGTTCTGCTGCTCAAGTTGCTTGAAGAGCTTATTGGCTTCAATTTCAATACGCGGGAAGGTACAAAAGCGGGTATCGCCTTTGGCAATATCCACTTGTCTTAGTTCACCTGCCCAGGCATACAGGTCTGAAAAGAGCTGAAAGTGAATGGATTGCAGGTATTTGAGATCGTAAGGTGGCTCCGCATACTCAATTCGTGTGCTGGCATACTCAGTCAACTCCAGTTCTGCCTGTTGCAGAATTTCAGCATCCTGAATGTTCAGTTTGTTTTTGAGGACGTCCGAGTCGGGGTAACAGTAAATGCTGTCATCCATTTCACCATATTTATCCATAAGGAAGCCTGATCACGATTCCGAGGTCTGTGAGAATTTCTTATATTTCTGTAGAATCTGAGCTTTACTTAGTGCCGGTGCGGTTGAGGACGGGTTAATGCCTTCCAGCTTTAAACTGGCTTGATAATTCTGCAAGCGCGTAGCTTGGATATATTTTTTTTTCTGTTCGAGAGTGTTTAGCATTCTGGAATTTCCTTGAACAAAGGTGATGTAAGCCTAGTTTAGCAGATGGGCTTATAAATAGGCACGGCTTTCAAAAGCAGGGTTGTAGCGTTATGGTGGATGAACCTTCTATGAGAAAAATCTGAAACCAGACGACAAAATTTGTCGCTTAACTGTCATGCAATAAATGAATAATCAACAATCTGCTTTTTAAATAATATAATATTATCCAACAGTTAAAAAATTATCAGTATTATCTCTAGCAACCGAAGTGTCGCCAGATACTGATCACAGATAAGAATTCAGGAATTGATTCGCCACTATGACCAACAATAACTTTTCTCAAATCGCTTCTTTCATCTGGTCGGTTGCCAACCTGCTGCGTGGTGACTTCAAACAATCGCAATACGGTCGCATCATTCTGCCATTTACCTTGTTACGTCGTTTGGAATGTGTACTGGAAGAAAGCAAGGCTGCGGTACTGGCAGAACATGAAAAAGTCTCCAAGCTGAATCTGCCAGAAGAAGCTCAAGAAAAGTTATTGCTGCGTGCCACCAACGGTCTAGCCTTCTTTAATACCTCCCCAATGGATCTTAGCAAAATGGGGCAGAGTGATATCAAGGCCAACTTAAGCACCTATGTGCAAAGTTTCTCTAAAGATGCCCGTGAGATATTTGAATACTTTAACTTCATCGAATTTGCGGGCTTACTCGATGATGCCAACCTTTTGTATAAAGTCGTGCAAAAGTTTGCTACCACGGATCTGAGTCCAAAGAACGTATCCAACCATGACATGGGCTTGGTGTTTGAAGAACTGATCCGTCGTTTTGCCGAAGGTTCTAATGAAACCGCAGGGGAACACTTTACCCCGCGTGACATCGTGCGTCTGACCACGGCACTGGTGTTTATGGAAGATGATGACGTCCTGACTAAAGACGGCATTATCCGTACCATTTACGATCCTACTGCGGGAACAGGCGGCTTCCTGTCTTCAGGCATGGAATATTTGCATGAGCTGAACCCGAATGCGGTGATGCGTGCGTTTGGTCAGGAACTCAATCCGGAATCCTATGCCATCTGTAAAGCCGACATGCTGATCAAAGGCCAGGACGTGAGCCGGATTAAACTCGGCAACACGCTGTCGAATGACCAGCTTGCTGTGGATCAGTTTGACTACATGCTGTCGAATCCACCCTTTGGCGTGGACTGGAAAAAGATCGAACAGGACATCAAGGACGAACATGAACACAAGGGCTTTGATGGTCGTTTCGGTGCAGGCTTGCCACGTGTGTCCGATGGTTCACTATTATTCCTGATGCACCTGATCAGCAAGATGCGTGATGCCAGTAGTAGCGAGAGTGGCAGCCGCATCGGGATTATCCTGAATGGTTCACCATTGTTTACTGGCAGTGCAGGCAGTGGCGAAAGTGAGATCCGTCGCTATATTTTAGAAGCCGACTTGCTGGAAGCCATTATTGCCCTACCCAACGACATGTTCTACAACACCGGGATTGCCACCTATATCTGGGTACTCAGCAATAAAAAAGCCGCTGAACGTAAAGGCAAGGTACAGCTGATCAATGCCTCAAACCTGAGTACCAAAATGCGTAAGTCGCTGGGTTCAAAGCGTAACTATCTGACTGAAAATGAAATTGCCACCATTACCCAGAACTATGGTGCATTTGTCGCAGTAGATACTTTGGCAAATGATGGCGAAACCGAACAGCAAAAACCATTCGCCAGCAAGATTTTTGATAACCATGAATTTGGCTATCGTCGCGTGACCATTGAACGTCCATTACGCTTGTCTGCACAGATCACGGATAGCGCGATTGCTGCATTACGCTTTGCGCCGAAACCGTTTAATGCCGTGATGCAAAGCATCGATGCGCAATTGGGCACAGCCTTTGGTACAGCATGGACAGCTGAAAGCTATGGTCAGTTGCAGGACGTGGCGCTTGAGGTGCGTGCCATGATTAAAGCGGAATTCCCTGAGCTAAAAGAAAAAGACATTAAAGAGGTACTGGACAGCAAAATCTGGCTATTCCAGAAAGCCCTGATGGAAAAAGCCGAGGCGTTACAAGAGGTGATTGGCACTGAGCAGTTTGATGATTTTAACCAGTTTGATGAAGTGCTGAAAAAAGCCCTCAAGCAGGCCGACATCAAGCTGGATGCCAAAGAGAAGAAACAGCTGTTAGATGCCATTACCTGGAAGAATCCGGAAGCGGAACCGGTGATTAACAAGGTGCTGAAACAGGCAGAAAACCCGCTGTATGGCCAGTTCAGCTACCAGGGCAAAGTGGTCGAGTTTGTGCAGGATGGAGATTTGCGTGATGCCGAGAACATTGCACTGAATCCAAAAGTCAGCACCACAGAACTGATTGAAGACTACTTTAAACGTGAAGTACAGCCACACGTGGCCGATGCCTGGATCAATGCCGACAAGCGTGACGAGAAAGATGGCGAGATTGGTATTGTGGGTTATGAAATTCCGTTTAACCGTCATTTTTATGTGTATGAACCGCCACGTGATTTAAGCGAGATTGATGCCGATCTGGATGCGGTGAGTGCCGAGATTATGCAGCTGCTCCAAGAGGTGCATTCGTAATGGCAAAGTATCAGGCTTATGCGGAGTATAAGGACTCAGGGGTTGAGTGGTTGGGGGTAGTGCCTTCTCATTGGATCATTACTACTTTAAAAAGATATTGTTATGTTAAAGGTGGTTTTGCATTTTCAAGTGATGCATTTATCGATACTGGATATCCTGTAATTAGAATTGGTGATATTAAAACTGATGGTTCGATTAACTTGGAAAACTGTAAATACATTCCAGAGTCGTTGGCAGTTAATAGTCGTGATTATTTAGTTGAAAAAAATCAATTATTGATGGCAATGACTGGAGCAACAATCGGGAAAGCTGGTTTATATACTAGCAATCAGCCAGCATTTTTAAATCAACGAGTAGGTAAATTTGAGCTTCTAGCACAGAATATGAACTATAGATATTTATGGTACATATTGAAAACTGATGGTTATCAGGAATATATCAAGCTCACAGCTTTTGGTGGTGCGCAACCAAATATCAGTGATACTGCTATGGTTGATTATCCAGCAACCATTCCTTCATTTGATGAACAAACCCAAATCGCTAACTTCCTCGACCACGAAACCAGCAAAATCGATCACCTGATTGAAA
The window above is part of the Acinetobacter baumannii genome. Proteins encoded here:
- the merA gene encoding mercury(II) reductase gives rise to the protein MTTLKITGMTCDSCAAHVKEALEKVPGVQSALVSYPKGTAQLAIEAGTSSDALTTAVAGLGYEATLADAPPTDNRAGLLDKMRGWIGAADKPSGNERPLQVVVIGSGGAAMAAALKAVEQGAQVTLIERGTIGGTCVNVGCVPSKIMIRAAHIAHLRRESPFDGGIAATVPTIDRSKLLAQQQARVDELRHAKYEGILGGNPAITVVHGEARFKDDQSLTVRLNEGGERVVMFDRCLVATGASPAVPPIPGLKESPYWTSTEALASDTIPERLAVIGSSVVALELAQAFARLGSKVTVLARNTLFFREDPAIGEAVTAAFRAEGIEVLEHTQASQVAHMDGEFVLTTTHGELRADKLLVATGRTPNTRSLALDAAGVTVNAQGAIVIDQGMRTSNPNIYAAGDCTDQPQFVYVAAAAGTRAAINMTGGDAALNLTAMPAVVFTDPQVATVGYSEAEAHHDGIETDSRTLTLDNVPRALANFDTRGFIKLVIEEGSGRLIGVQAVAPEAGELIQTAVLAIRNRMTVQELADQLFPYLTMVEGLKLAAQTFNKDVKQLSCCAG
- a CDS encoding putative adenosine monophosphate-protein transferase Fic; its protein translation is MDKYGEMDDSIYCYPDSDVLKNKLNIQDAEILQQAELELTEYASTRIEYAEPPYDLKYLQSIHFQLFSDLYAWAGELRQVDIAKGDTRFCTFPRIEIEANKLFKQLEQQNYFQGLAKPALIQKIADFYCEVNVIHPFREGNGRTQRIFFEHLLAHCGYGVQWSKINNKEVWIQANIDGFNCRLDGLIAIFEACIITPE
- the merR gene encoding Hg(II)-responsive transcriptional regulator, which codes for MQINFENLTIGVFAKAAGVNVETIRFYQRKGLLPEPDKPYGSIRRYGEADVVRVKFVKSAQRLGFSLDEIAELLRLDDGTHCEEASSLAEHKLKDVREKMADLARMETVLSELVCACHARMGNVSCPLIASLQGEAGLARSAMP
- the merT gene encoding mercuric ion transporter MerT; the encoded protein is MSEPQNGRGALFAGGLAAILASACCLGPLVLIALGFSGAWIGNLTVLEPYRPIFIGAALVALFFAWRRIVRPTAACKPGEVCAIPQVRTTYKLIFWFVAVLVLVALGFPYVMPFFY
- a CDS encoding YhfG family protein; translation: MLNTLEQKKKYIQATRLQNYQASLKLEGINPSSTAPALSKAQILQKYKKFSQTSES
- the merP gene encoding mercury resistance system periplasmic binding protein MerP — protein: MKKLFASLALAAFVAPVFAATQTVTLSVPGMTCASCPITVKHALSKVEGVSKTDVSFDKRQAVVTFDDAKTNVQKLTKATEDAGYPSSLKR
- a CDS encoding type I restriction-modification system subunit M — translated: MTNNNFSQIASFIWSVANLLRGDFKQSQYGRIILPFTLLRRLECVLEESKAAVLAEHEKVSKLNLPEEAQEKLLLRATNGLAFFNTSPMDLSKMGQSDIKANLSTYVQSFSKDAREIFEYFNFIEFAGLLDDANLLYKVVQKFATTDLSPKNVSNHDMGLVFEELIRRFAEGSNETAGEHFTPRDIVRLTTALVFMEDDDVLTKDGIIRTIYDPTAGTGGFLSSGMEYLHELNPNAVMRAFGQELNPESYAICKADMLIKGQDVSRIKLGNTLSNDQLAVDQFDYMLSNPPFGVDWKKIEQDIKDEHEHKGFDGRFGAGLPRVSDGSLLFLMHLISKMRDASSSESGSRIGIILNGSPLFTGSAGSGESEIRRYILEADLLEAIIALPNDMFYNTGIATYIWVLSNKKAAERKGKVQLINASNLSTKMRKSLGSKRNYLTENEIATITQNYGAFVAVDTLANDGETEQQKPFASKIFDNHEFGYRRVTIERPLRLSAQITDSAIAALRFAPKPFNAVMQSIDAQLGTAFGTAWTAESYGQLQDVALEVRAMIKAEFPELKEKDIKEVLDSKIWLFQKALMEKAEALQEVIGTEQFDDFNQFDEVLKKALKQADIKLDAKEKKQLLDAITWKNPEAEPVINKVLKQAENPLYGQFSYQGKVVEFVQDGDLRDAENIALNPKVSTTELIEDYFKREVQPHVADAWINADKRDEKDGEIGIVGYEIPFNRHFYVYEPPRDLSEIDADLDAVSAEIMQLLQEVHS
- the merC gene encoding organomercurial transporter MerC, yielding MGLITRIAGKTGALGSVVSAMGCAACFPAIASFGAAIGLGFLSQYEGLFIGILLPMFAGIALLANAIAWLNHRQWRRTALGTIGPILVLAAVFLMRAYGWQSGGLLYVGLALMVGVSVWDFISPAHRRCGPDSCELPEQRG